Genomic segment of Pirellulales bacterium:
GCCAACATACGGCAGCAGTGCCATGAAGCGGGCGCGCTTGATGGCCGAGGTCACGGCGTGTTGGCTGGCGGCGGTGCAGCCGCTCTTGCGCCGGCTGACGATTTTGCCTTGGCGATTGGTTAACTTCGTGAGCAACTCAAGGTCCTTGTAATCCACG
This window contains:
- the rpsR gene encoding 30S ribosomal protein S18 gives rise to the protein MDYKDLELLTKLTNRQGKIVSRRKSGCTAASQHAVTSAIKRARFMALLPYVGE